In Nonomuraea sp. NBC_00507, the following are encoded in one genomic region:
- a CDS encoding serine hydrolase domain-containing protein, which yields MRKYLATAAAAVVLLGTASPTIAATVTADRSVQAQVDRLTKEDGLAGAVLSVRDRNGRTTTWTSGTAQRGTGKPMVGADGRFRAASVTKSVIGATVTRLAAEGKVNLAEQVEHYLPGALNGRRVTVRQLLQHTSGLPEYVDLIDFSKPATPADHLALALTRAPVGKPGARWFYSNTNYLVAGMLIEKVTGKDFREVTEDGVLKGLRGTYWPKNGELGIRGKHAHTYGVSPVNPKAGDTDLTELPGYVFGAGGGLISTPENLNRFWQSISERTLRTMLAGAVPAYDPKGSRYGLGVYTYPLSCGPAWMHDGGLPGLRVLSGRNRTGKAATVYVTGTPKSDQHLFAALDTTLCAQSS from the coding sequence ATGCGTAAGTACCTTGCCACCGCAGCCGCTGCCGTCGTCCTGCTCGGCACCGCATCGCCCACTATCGCCGCCACCGTCACCGCCGACCGGAGCGTCCAGGCGCAGGTGGACCGGCTGACCAAGGAGGACGGCCTGGCCGGAGCCGTGCTCTCGGTGCGTGACAGGAACGGCCGCACCACCACATGGACCTCGGGCACCGCTCAGCGCGGCACCGGCAAGCCGATGGTCGGCGCCGACGGCCGATTCCGCGCGGCCAGCGTCACCAAGTCCGTCATCGGGGCTACGGTGACGCGCCTGGCCGCCGAGGGCAAGGTGAACCTGGCCGAGCAGGTCGAGCATTACCTGCCAGGGGCGCTGAACGGCAGGCGGGTCACCGTCCGCCAACTCCTGCAGCACACCAGCGGCCTGCCCGAATATGTCGATCTGATCGACTTCTCCAAGCCCGCCACCCCCGCCGACCACCTCGCGCTCGCTCTGACCCGCGCGCCCGTCGGCAAGCCGGGCGCGCGGTGGTTCTACTCCAACACCAACTACCTGGTTGCAGGCATGCTCATCGAGAAGGTGACGGGCAAGGACTTCCGCGAGGTCACCGAGGACGGCGTGCTGAAGGGGCTACGCGGCACGTACTGGCCAAAGAATGGCGAGCTGGGCATCCGCGGCAAGCACGCCCACACCTACGGCGTCAGCCCGGTCAACCCGAAGGCTGGGGATACAGACCTGACCGAACTGCCAGGCTATGTGTTCGGCGCGGGCGGCGGCCTGATCTCCACTCCAGAGAACCTGAACCGCTTCTGGCAGTCGATCTCCGAACGGACGCTGCGCACGATGCTCGCCGGCGCGGTCCCCGCGTACGACCCCAAGGGCAGCCGCTACGGCCTCGGCGTCTACACCTACCCGCTGAGCTGCGGGCCCGCCTGGATGCACGACGGCGGCCTCCCGGGCCTTCGCGTGCTCAGCGGCCGCAACCGCACCGGCAAGGCCGCCACCGTCTACGTCACGGGCACCCCCAAGAGCGACCAACATCTTTTCGCCGCCCTCGACACCACCCTCTGCGCCCAGTCAAGCTGA
- a CDS encoding helix-turn-helix domain-containing protein, with amino-acid sequence MSTRIVADFEQARPPQAAGAPHPALRPLLARAYSGYSADADQSDRLRRPATTSVSLILKIQDSAHRPPAFVHGAHDSCATIQGACAPSYLEVRLAPIGAYVLLGVPVHEFNASIVDLRDLLGPDSDRLVEKVRAAPDWAHRFRLIDEHLLHRTASGPRPASAVAWAWQRLLATSGTIPIRAIAAEVGWSNKHLIDKFRQQVGLPPKTVARLIRFNRLLSYLDESPLPRWERIAADCGYADQAHLVRDFREFAGTTPTGFLDAALPADRVHRVQDEFVLDL; translated from the coding sequence ATGTCTACCCGGATAGTTGCAGATTTCGAGCAAGCACGGCCGCCGCAGGCCGCCGGTGCGCCACATCCGGCCCTTCGCCCTCTCCTCGCTCGCGCATACTCCGGATACAGCGCGGACGCCGACCAGTCAGATCGCCTGCGACGCCCCGCGACCACATCGGTGTCGCTGATCCTCAAAATCCAGGATTCCGCTCACCGGCCCCCCGCGTTCGTCCACGGCGCCCATGATTCGTGCGCCACGATCCAGGGCGCTTGTGCACCCTCCTACCTAGAGGTCCGACTGGCACCGATCGGCGCGTATGTCCTGCTGGGCGTGCCAGTACACGAGTTCAACGCAAGCATCGTGGACCTGAGGGATCTGCTCGGCCCGGACAGCGACCGCCTGGTGGAGAAGGTACGCGCCGCGCCGGATTGGGCTCACCGCTTCCGGCTCATCGACGAACACCTCTTGCACCGGACCGCGAGCGGGCCACGGCCGGCGTCGGCCGTGGCGTGGGCGTGGCAGCGGCTGCTTGCCACCAGCGGCACTATCCCCATCAGGGCCATCGCCGCCGAGGTCGGCTGGAGCAACAAGCATCTGATCGACAAGTTTCGGCAACAGGTCGGCCTGCCACCGAAGACGGTCGCCCGCCTGATCAGGTTCAACCGGCTGCTCTCCTACCTGGACGAGTCCCCGCTGCCGCGCTGGGAGCGCATTGCGGCGGACTGCGGCTACGCCGATCAAGCGCATCTGGTCCGCGACTTCCGAGAGTTCGCCGGAACCACACCCACCGGCTTCCTCGATGCCGCTCTTCCCGCCGATCGAGTGCACCGGGTTCAGGACGAGTTCGTACTAGACCTCTGA